Proteins from one Calditrichota bacterium genomic window:
- a CDS encoding serine hydroxymethyltransferase codes for MLDNLKKQDQKVFDSIELERDRQNNTVELIASENFVSKAVLETAGSVLTNKYAEGYPGKRYYGGCEFVDIAEDIARDRAKELFGCEYANVQPHSGSQANMSVYFTYLNPGDTILGMDLAHGGHLTHGSPVNFSGRLYNFVSYGVDRETGKIDMDVVKQKAEEHKPKMIVVGASAYSRHYDFEKFREIADSIDAILFCDIAHPAGLVAARLHPNPLPFCDVVSTTTHKTLRGPRGGMVMMGRDYENKMGKVAPKSGRVKMMSELIDSQVMPGIQGGPLMHVIAAKAVAFGEALKPDFKNYAQQVINNAKALSQGLVEKDYKIVSGGTDNHVFLVDLTDKNITGKAAENALHASGITVNKNMVPFDARSPFVTSGIRLGTAAMTTKGMKESEMQIIAGLIDKVLSNIESEEIQKEISLSVRELNKDFQLY; via the coding sequence ATGTTAGATAATTTAAAAAAACAAGACCAAAAGGTTTTCGATTCAATTGAATTGGAACGTGACAGACAAAACAACACAGTCGAGTTAATCGCATCAGAAAACTTTGTATCTAAAGCTGTTCTGGAAACAGCAGGATCTGTTTTAACAAATAAATATGCAGAAGGTTATCCTGGCAAAAGATATTATGGTGGATGTGAATTTGTCGATATTGCCGAAGACATTGCGCGCGATAGAGCCAAAGAACTTTTTGGATGTGAATATGCTAATGTTCAACCACATTCCGGCTCTCAGGCAAATATGTCTGTTTATTTTACATATTTAAATCCGGGTGACACAATTCTTGGAATGGATCTGGCCCATGGAGGACATTTAACACATGGATCCCCGGTAAACTTTTCCGGACGGCTTTATAATTTTGTTTCTTACGGTGTGGATAGAGAAACCGGCAAAATTGATATGGATGTTGTAAAACAAAAAGCAGAAGAACATAAACCCAAAATGATAGTTGTTGGTGCAAGTGCCTATTCCCGTCATTATGATTTTGAGAAGTTCCGTGAAATAGCAGATTCGATTGATGCCATCCTTTTTTGCGATATTGCACATCCGGCCGGATTAGTAGCAGCGCGGTTGCACCCAAATCCGCTTCCTTTTTGCGATGTAGTTTCTACAACAACCCATAAAACTTTGCGCGGTCCTCGTGGTGGCATGGTTATGATGGGCAGAGATTATGAAAATAAAATGGGCAAAGTTGCTCCAAAATCCGGACGCGTAAAAATGATGTCTGAACTGATTGATAGCCAGGTTATGCCGGGAATTCAGGGCGGTCCATTGATGCATGTTATTGCGGCTAAAGCAGTTGCTTTTGGTGAAGCCTTAAAACCGGATTTTAAAAACTATGCTCAGCAGGTGATAAATAATGCCAAAGCCCTTTCACAAGGATTGGTAGAAAAAGATTATAAAATTGTTTCCGGAGGGACAGATAACCATGTTTTTCTTGTTGATTTAACCGATAAAAATATTACCGGTAAAGCTGCAGAAAATGCGCTTCATGCATCCGGAATTACAGTGAATAAAAATATGGTTCCATTCGATGCGCGTTCTCCGTTTGTAACAAGTGGAATTCGCCTTGGCACAGCAGCAATGACAACAAAAGGAATGAAAGAATCGGAAATGCAAATAATTGCTGGCCTTATTGATAAAGTTCTTTCAAATATTGAATCAGAAGAAATTCAAAAAGAAATCAGCCTTTCTGTAAGAGAGCTCAACAAAGATTTCCAGTTATATTAA
- the tatC gene encoding twin-arginine translocase subunit TatC, which translates to MQTNEMPFLDHLEELRWRIIKALVSVVFFTIIAFFFSDYFLNWLLQPSFEVDAQISLQVLKVQAVFIIKLEIALLVGVIISIPVILFQIWSFLSPGLKSSERKYIWPIIIFAMISFAIGAAFAYYLIIPYALKFFLELAPQNVTNNIAIDFYFGFLLRLLVVFGVVFELPVISIVLAKLGLITPAFLKKYRRHAIVLFFVAAALLTPPDPTTQVFLALPLILLYEFTIFILRFVTKKEKNEEA; encoded by the coding sequence ATGCAAACAAATGAAATGCCATTTTTAGACCATCTGGAAGAACTTAGATGGCGAATAATTAAAGCATTAGTCAGTGTTGTTTTCTTTACAATTATTGCCTTTTTCTTTTCAGATTATTTTCTCAACTGGTTATTACAACCCTCCTTCGAAGTAGATGCCCAGATAAGCTTGCAAGTTTTAAAAGTCCAGGCTGTGTTTATAATTAAACTTGAAATTGCTCTTTTGGTTGGTGTTATAATCAGCATTCCAGTAATACTGTTTCAGATTTGGTCTTTTTTGTCGCCGGGTTTAAAAAGTAGCGAGAGAAAATATATTTGGCCAATCATTATTTTCGCGATGATAAGTTTTGCTATTGGAGCTGCTTTTGCCTATTACTTAATTATACCCTATGCCTTAAAATTCTTCTTAGAACTTGCTCCGCAAAATGTAACAAACAATATTGCCATCGATTTTTATTTTGGGTTTTTACTAAGATTGCTCGTAGTTTTCGGAGTGGTCTTTGAACTACCGGTTATTAGTATTGTTTTGGCAAAATTGGGATTAATAACCCCTGCATTTTTAAAAAAATATCGTCGGCATGCTATTGTTTTATTTTTTGTGGCAGCCGCACTTCTTACACCACCAGATCCCACAACTCAGGTTTTCTTAGCTCTCCCATTAATTCTTCTTTATGAGTTTACCATTTTTATTTTGCGGTTTGTCACCAAAAAAGAGAAAAATGAAGAAGCATAG
- a CDS encoding polyprenyl synthetase family protein produces MSLSIKSIQKPFAVELKEYDRVFKEIMSSNVTLIDTVVKYIVKHKGKNLRPLLVLMSGKLTGTPNNNTYIVASIVEMLHSATLIHDDVVDDADLRRGFPSINAAWKNKIAVLIGDYLLSKCLIGGTKTGSLDVMNILADSSKRLSKGELLQIAKSKTLNITEDEFIGMISDKTAALIGAASELGAITSSDNEQDRENMKQFGESLGIAFQIHDDLLDYYGNQKLVGKPIGNDFKDKKLTLPLIYAFQKAEKKETSKIKKKIKKGVKRKEIKEIISFAEKYDGISYAQKMQDKYAQKAKDSLETYPDSDVKNALFKFVDYVIERSM; encoded by the coding sequence ATGAGCCTTTCTATAAAAAGTATACAAAAACCTTTTGCTGTAGAGTTAAAAGAGTACGACCGTGTTTTTAAAGAAATCATGTCATCCAATGTGACTTTGATAGACACTGTTGTTAAATATATCGTTAAGCACAAAGGAAAAAATTTACGCCCCTTATTAGTTTTAATGAGTGGTAAACTTACAGGTACACCAAACAACAACACGTATATTGTCGCATCAATTGTAGAAATGCTTCACTCTGCAACGCTAATACATGATGATGTAGTTGATGATGCAGACTTGCGCCGCGGGTTCCCTTCAATAAATGCTGCCTGGAAAAATAAAATTGCTGTTTTGATAGGTGATTACCTTTTATCAAAATGTCTTATCGGAGGTACAAAAACCGGTAGCCTGGATGTAATGAATATTCTGGCAGATTCTTCAAAAAGGTTGAGTAAAGGTGAGCTACTGCAAATCGCTAAATCAAAAACACTAAACATTACAGAAGATGAGTTTATCGGGATGATTTCTGATAAAACAGCAGCTTTGATTGGCGCAGCTTCTGAGCTTGGAGCAATCACCTCTAGTGATAATGAGCAAGACCGTGAAAATATGAAACAGTTTGGTGAATCATTGGGAATTGCGTTTCAAATACATGATGACTTACTGGATTATTATGGAAATCAAAAACTTGTTGGTAAACCAATCGGCAACGACTTCAAAGATAAAAAACTAACCCTTCCTTTGATCTATGCTTTTCAAAAAGCAGAAAAAAAGGAAACTTCAAAGATAAAGAAAAAAATTAAAAAAGGTGTGAAGCGTAAAGAGATAAAAGAAATTATTTCCTTTGCAGAAAAATATGATGGCATATCATATGCTCAAAAGATGCAGGACAAATATGCTCAAAAAGCAAAAGACTCTCTCGAAACCTACCCTGATAGTGATGTAAAAAATGCACTTTTCAAATTTGTAGATTATGTAATTGAACGGTCAATGTAA
- the waaF gene encoding lipopolysaccharide heptosyltransferase II, translated as MSVEPKNILILRLSSIGDILLTTAFLRQVRNKYPDAKISYIVKQEFQDLLKYNPHINNLIPFDSSTKMEGLKALNLEFCKKNFDFIFDLHNNLRTNRMHAGIEKKKIFKIKKSKVKRAILVYLKLNMYKSIKTIPQRYFEVGHEIEDDGQGLELFLGPGKPKKFLEFDLTENRYICIGPGAAHFTKMWPEKNFEELAEKIVSKTGYKVAILGSAHEKNLLNGIQENEAVVNLCGKLNLLESAEIISTSAGIISNDSGLMHMTAALNKPLLAIFGSTVEELGFFPFRADATILQNKLWCRPCSHIGRKSCPLGHFNCMHLTTPQKVFKEVKRKLIS; from the coding sequence ATGTCAGTTGAGCCTAAAAACATTCTCATTTTGCGCCTTAGCTCTATTGGGGATATTTTACTTACTACAGCTTTTCTTAGGCAGGTTCGAAACAAATATCCGGATGCCAAAATAAGCTATATTGTAAAGCAAGAGTTTCAAGATTTGCTAAAATATAATCCGCACATAAATAATCTTATTCCATTTGACAGTTCTACAAAAATGGAGGGTTTAAAAGCTCTTAACTTAGAGTTTTGTAAAAAAAATTTTGATTTCATTTTTGATCTGCATAATAATCTGCGTACAAACCGTATGCATGCAGGTATAGAAAAGAAAAAGATATTCAAGATTAAAAAGAGTAAAGTTAAAAGAGCAATCCTGGTTTATCTTAAACTTAACATGTATAAATCTATCAAGACAATCCCGCAGCGATATTTTGAAGTTGGTCATGAGATTGAAGATGATGGGCAAGGGTTAGAACTTTTCCTTGGACCGGGGAAACCCAAAAAGTTTCTTGAGTTTGATTTAACTGAAAATAGATATATCTGTATAGGACCAGGTGCAGCACATTTTACAAAGATGTGGCCGGAAAAAAATTTTGAAGAGTTGGCTGAAAAAATTGTTTCTAAAACAGGATATAAAGTTGCAATTTTAGGGAGCGCGCACGAAAAAAACTTACTAAATGGAATACAGGAAAATGAGGCCGTTGTTAATTTATGCGGAAAGTTAAATTTGCTGGAATCCGCAGAAATAATTTCAACATCGGCAGGGATAATCAGTAATGACTCAGGTTTGATGCATATGACTGCAGCACTGAACAAACCTCTTTTGGCGATTTTTGGTTCAACAGTTGAAGAGCTTGGATTTTTTCCTTTTAGAGCAGATGCTACAATTCTTCAAAACAAACTTTGGTGCAGGCCATGTTCTCACATTGGCAGGAAAAGTTGTCCACTGGGGCATTTCAATTGTATGCATTTAACAACACCGCAAAAAGTTTTTAAGGAAGTAAAAAGAAAGTTGATAAGCTAA
- a CDS encoding pyridoxal phosphate-dependent aminotransferase yields MKILSNRGHEMPSSPIRRLVPFADQAVADGKHVYYLNIGQPDIKTPDTFRNSIKDMDMPVVAYGPSAGFLSLRKKFAEYYQRFDINVNAEDILITTGGSEAIIFTLMAIMDIGDEVIIPEPFYTNYNGFAVQAGVNVVPIMSSINDDFQLPPIESIREKITDKTRAIMICNPNNPTGYVYSKEEMEALRQIVLDHNLFLLTDEVYREFVYDGAEHISAMHLKGIEDRVIMLDSVSKRYSACGARIGMIVSKNNEVIEAALKFGMARLCPPSIEQVGCEAAVDTPDSYFDEVIVEYKKRRDTMVSLLREIPGVVCPNPKGAFYLVCKLPVDDADKFAQWMLTDFHINNETMMMAPANGFYSSDGLGKDEVRIAYVLNVDDIKKSINILAEGLKVYPGKI; encoded by the coding sequence ATGAAAATATTATCAAATCGGGGCCATGAAATGCCCTCTTCGCCAATTCGCAGACTAGTACCTTTTGCGGACCAGGCCGTTGCCGATGGAAAACATGTTTACTATTTAAACATTGGCCAGCCCGATATTAAAACCCCGGACACTTTTCGTAATTCCATAAAAGATATGGATATGCCTGTAGTAGCTTATGGCCCTTCAGCAGGATTTCTTTCCCTACGCAAAAAATTTGCAGAGTATTATCAGCGCTTTGATATTAATGTTAATGCAGAAGATATTCTTATTACAACCGGTGGCAGCGAGGCAATAATTTTTACACTTATGGCCATCATGGATATTGGCGATGAAGTGATTATTCCTGAACCATTTTATACAAATTATAATGGCTTTGCAGTTCAGGCCGGAGTAAATGTAGTTCCCATTATGTCATCCATAAATGATGATTTTCAACTACCACCGATCGAATCTATTCGAGAAAAAATTACAGATAAAACCCGTGCTATAATGATCTGCAATCCAAACAATCCTACCGGTTATGTTTATTCTAAAGAAGAAATGGAAGCATTGCGCCAAATTGTACTTGATCATAATCTGTTTCTTTTAACGGATGAGGTTTACCGCGAATTTGTATACGATGGCGCCGAACATATTTCCGCTATGCATCTAAAAGGAATTGAAGATCGTGTGATTATGCTGGACAGCGTTTCAAAAAGATATTCCGCTTGTGGTGCACGTATTGGCATGATTGTATCAAAAAATAATGAAGTAATTGAAGCCGCACTGAAGTTTGGAATGGCCCGCTTATGTCCGCCAAGTATTGAACAAGTTGGATGTGAAGCGGCTGTCGATACACCCGATTCCTATTTTGATGAAGTGATTGTTGAATATAAAAAACGCCGCGATACTATGGTTTCCTTACTGCGGGAAATTCCCGGTGTTGTCTGCCCAAATCCAAAAGGTGCGTTTTACCTGGTATGCAAACTCCCTGTGGATGATGCAGATAAGTTTGCCCAATGGATGTTGACTGATTTCCATATAAATAATGAAACTATGATGATGGCACCGGCAAACGGATTTTATTCCAGCGATGGTTTAGGAAAAGATGAGGTGCGTATTGCCTATGTTTTAAATGTAGACGATATTAAAAAGTCGATAAATATTTTAGCAGAGGGTTTAAAGGTCTATCCTGGAAAGATTTAA